From a single Kitasatospora sp. NBC_00458 genomic region:
- a CDS encoding putative RNA methyltransferase produces the protein MLQDIEPYLACPHCAQALTLDGRTLRCPGGHSHDLAKQGYVSLLAGDAHTGTGDTAEMVAARSDFLAAGHYRPISDALAGAATAAAPEGLVVDLGAGTGHYLAHVLDALPDRPGAALDISKYALRRAARAHPRIGAVVCDAWRPLPLLDASAGLVLNVFAPRNGPEIRRVLRPGGTLLLVSPTPRHLRELVAALGLLSVDEEKQRRIDEKLGPYLTPAGRREVEFTLRLSAGDVRTVVGMGPSAWHTDPELLAERLAALPDPVEVTASVTVAAYRR, from the coding sequence TTGCTGCAGGACATCGAGCCCTACCTGGCCTGCCCGCACTGCGCGCAGGCGCTCACCCTCGACGGGCGCACGCTGCGCTGCCCCGGCGGGCACAGCCACGACCTCGCCAAACAGGGCTACGTCAGCCTGCTCGCCGGCGACGCCCACACCGGCACCGGCGACACCGCCGAGATGGTCGCCGCCCGCAGCGACTTCCTCGCCGCCGGCCACTACCGGCCGATCTCCGACGCCCTCGCCGGGGCCGCCACCGCCGCCGCGCCCGAAGGGCTCGTCGTCGACCTCGGCGCCGGCACCGGCCACTACCTCGCGCACGTCCTCGACGCCCTGCCCGACCGGCCCGGCGCCGCCCTCGACATCTCCAAGTACGCGCTGCGCCGCGCCGCCAGGGCCCACCCCCGGATCGGCGCCGTGGTCTGCGACGCCTGGCGGCCGCTACCGCTGCTGGACGCCTCCGCAGGGCTGGTGCTCAACGTCTTCGCACCGCGCAACGGCCCGGAGATCCGCCGTGTGCTGCGCCCCGGCGGCACCCTGCTGCTGGTCTCGCCCACCCCGCGCCACCTGCGCGAACTCGTCGCGGCCCTCGGCCTGCTCTCGGTCGACGAGGAGAAGCAGCGCCGGATCGACGAGAAGCTCGGGCCCTACCTGACGCCCGCCGGGCGGCGCGAGGTCGAGTTCACGCTGCGGCTCTCGGCCGGGGACGTGCGGACCGTGGTGGGCATGGGCCCCAGCGCCTGGCACACCGACCCGGAGCTGCTGGCGGAGCGGCTCGCCGCACTTCCCGACCCCGTCGAGGTGACCGCCTCCGTCACCGTCGCCGCCTACCGGCGCTGA
- a CDS encoding ATP-grasp domain-containing protein: MRICLLTSAPDHPLLAATAALLTAGGHRVESLDPAAGAPAGLLGPGPLADVYLLKAHTPQGLALARHLEERGAPVVNPAAATELCQDRTAMADLADRAGLPFAATRTVADPAELVALLDRPGEPVAGTGSAAPIGFPFVVKSRHSRRGDLVARVDDAARLRALAEQWPGEPLVVQPYLASTGWDQKLWVVAGQVFCARRRSELADPGTVELPDGGGAFGPAELPADRALLALRVGEVFGLDVYGVDLLDGPAEPVVVDVNAFPGIRGQAGAPEALAALALRVGGASARTVPAQRSAAAEAGA; this comes from the coding sequence ATGAGGATCTGCCTGCTCACCTCCGCCCCGGACCACCCGCTCCTCGCCGCCACCGCCGCACTGCTGACCGCCGGCGGCCACCGGGTCGAGAGCCTCGACCCCGCCGCCGGCGCACCGGCCGGGCTGCTCGGCCCCGGGCCGCTCGCCGACGTCTACCTGCTCAAGGCCCACACCCCGCAGGGCCTGGCGCTCGCCCGCCACCTGGAGGAGCGCGGCGCACCCGTCGTCAACCCGGCCGCCGCCACCGAACTCTGCCAGGACCGCACCGCCATGGCCGACCTCGCGGACCGGGCCGGTCTGCCGTTCGCGGCCACCCGCACCGTCGCCGACCCGGCCGAGCTGGTCGCGCTGCTCGATCGGCCGGGCGAACCGGTGGCGGGGACCGGGTCCGCTGCGCCGATCGGCTTCCCCTTCGTCGTCAAGAGCCGCCACAGCCGCCGCGGCGACCTCGTGGCCCGGGTCGACGACGCGGCCCGGCTGCGCGCCCTCGCGGAGCAGTGGCCCGGCGAACCCCTCGTCGTCCAGCCCTACCTGGCGAGCACCGGCTGGGACCAGAAGCTGTGGGTCGTCGCGGGGCAGGTGTTCTGTGCCCGCCGACGCTCCGAGCTCGCCGACCCGGGAACCGTCGAACTCCCAGACGGTGGAGGCGCGTTCGGCCCGGCGGAGCTGCCTGCGGACCGCGCCCTGCTCGCGCTCCGGGTCGGCGAGGTGTTCGGCCTCGACGTGTACGGCGTCGACCTTCTCGACGGGCCCGCCGAACCGGTCGTCGTCGACGTCAACGCGTTCCCCGGCATCCGGGGGCAGGCCGGTGCGCCCGAGGCGCTGGCCGCCCTCGCCCTGCGGGTCGGCGGGGCGAGCGCGCGAACCGTTCCGGCGCAGCGATCGGCCGCGGCCGAGGCGGGGGCCTAG
- a CDS encoding ATP-grasp domain-containing protein has product MKLCFLVEEHYRHDGMPLDVVRQLTAWGHRVDVLRPGDSLMAVSEAVRAGSHDAWVLKTVSGGPGLTLLEAAAAVGLTTVNDARSIRGVRDKALASVIARTRGLPVPVTYAAARWERLAEIPAAEYPLVVKPADGSSGRAVRFVRDPGHLAELGPLLAGEGLLIAQPYVPNSGTDLKVYCVDGELYATERRSPLNPDQGVRERQVPLAAEVARIAGQVGEVFGLDLYGVDVLLGPDGPVVVDINDFPSFRQVPDAVARVARAVLRLARTGTAVTAPATLGAAGLGAPGLGSAALGAAALVPSGPHAPGLAGGPLPGEPGVTVGGAPEPVRMPVQGGGAVGAGVGAAGVGGAI; this is encoded by the coding sequence ATGAAGCTCTGCTTTCTGGTGGAGGAGCACTACCGGCACGACGGCATGCCGCTCGACGTGGTGCGTCAACTCACCGCGTGGGGACACCGGGTGGACGTGCTGCGCCCCGGCGACTCGCTGATGGCCGTGTCCGAGGCGGTCCGCGCCGGAAGCCATGACGCCTGGGTGCTCAAGACCGTCTCCGGCGGTCCCGGCCTCACCCTGCTGGAGGCGGCCGCCGCCGTCGGCCTCACCACCGTCAACGACGCCCGCTCCATCCGCGGCGTCCGCGACAAGGCCCTCGCCTCCGTGATCGCCCGCACCCGGGGCCTGCCCGTCCCCGTCACCTACGCGGCCGCCCGCTGGGAGCGCCTCGCCGAGATCCCGGCCGCCGAGTACCCGCTGGTCGTCAAGCCCGCCGACGGCAGCTCCGGGCGGGCCGTGCGCTTCGTCCGCGACCCCGGGCACCTCGCCGAACTCGGCCCGCTGCTGGCCGGTGAGGGCCTGCTGATCGCCCAGCCCTACGTGCCCAACTCCGGCACGGACCTCAAGGTGTACTGCGTCGACGGGGAGCTGTACGCCACCGAGCGCCGCTCCCCGCTCAACCCGGACCAGGGGGTGCGGGAGCGGCAGGTGCCGCTCGCCGCCGAGGTCGCGCGGATCGCCGGGCAGGTCGGGGAGGTGTTCGGGCTCGACCTCTACGGTGTCGACGTGCTGCTCGGACCGGACGGGCCGGTGGTCGTCGACATCAACGACTTCCCCAGCTTCCGGCAGGTGCCCGATGCGGTCGCGCGGGTCGCGCGGGCGGTGCTCCGGCTGGCCAGGACCGGTACGGCCGTCACCGCGCCGGCGACCCTGGGCGCGGCGGGGCTGGGTGCCCCGGGGCTGGGCTCGGCGGCCCTGGGGGCGGCGGCCCTGGTCCCTTCGGGCCCGCACGCGCCCGGCCTGGCCGGCGGGCCGCTGCCGGGTGAGCCCGGCGTGACGGTGGGGGGCGCGCCGGAGCCGGTGCGGATGCCCGTCCAGGGCGGCGGCGCGGTGGGAGCGGGCGTCGGCGCGGCGGGCGTCGGCGGCGCGATATGA
- a CDS encoding GNAT family N-acetyltransferase produces MTSADHDSAAPAPRALLDEIERYYDAVPRAAARVEDFGPLSLFVREGAGWPYYARPALGHDGPAATAGDVRRVLERQRELGLPEAFEWVAEHDPLLRAAVEEAGLVVHEHPLLVLGPEDGPGADGGSGADGGTDGVAVRVLAADDPALAAAVAVPHLAFGEPGTGLGSAGPEELTALALELAANGTAERTAGRIASGHTVLAAAFQDGTPLCAGQHNPVGTVTEVAGVGTLPTARRRGLGLAVTAALVEHARATGVRTVFLSAADEDVARIYRRAGFRPFATALIAEPAEPAGEPAEPATGTESATAATEAAGTPAG; encoded by the coding sequence GTGACTTCTGCCGATCATGACTCCGCCGCCCCCGCCCCGCGCGCCCTCCTCGACGAGATCGAGCGCTACTACGACGCGGTCCCGCGGGCGGCCGCCCGCGTCGAGGACTTCGGACCGCTCAGCCTCTTCGTCCGCGAGGGCGCGGGCTGGCCGTACTACGCCCGACCCGCGCTGGGCCACGACGGCCCGGCCGCCACCGCCGGGGACGTCCGCCGGGTGCTGGAGCGCCAGCGCGAGCTGGGGCTGCCGGAGGCCTTCGAGTGGGTGGCCGAGCACGATCCGCTGCTGCGCGCGGCGGTGGAGGAGGCGGGACTGGTGGTGCACGAGCACCCGCTGCTGGTGCTGGGGCCGGAGGACGGCCCCGGCGCGGACGGCGGGTCCGGCGCGGACGGCGGAACGGACGGTGTCGCGGTCCGGGTGCTGGCCGCCGACGATCCGGCGCTGGCGGCCGCGGTCGCCGTCCCGCACCTGGCGTTCGGCGAGCCCGGCACCGGCCTGGGCAGCGCCGGGCCGGAGGAACTGACGGCACTGGCACTGGAGTTGGCGGCCAACGGCACGGCGGAGCGGACGGCGGGGCGGATCGCCTCGGGTCACACCGTGCTCGCCGCCGCCTTCCAGGACGGGACGCCGCTCTGCGCGGGCCAGCACAACCCGGTGGGCACGGTCACCGAGGTGGCCGGCGTCGGGACCCTCCCGACGGCTCGCCGGCGCGGTCTCGGTCTCGCGGTCACCGCGGCGCTGGTCGAGCACGCCCGGGCCACCGGTGTGCGGACGGTCTTCCTGTCCGCCGCCGACGAGGACGTGGCCCGGATCTACCGACGCGCGGGCTTCCGCCCCTTCGCCACGGCGCTCATCGCCGAGCCGGCCGAGCCCGCCGGTGAGCCCGCCGAGCCCGCGACCGGGACCGAGTCCGCGACGGCCGCGACCGAGGCGGCCGGAACCCCCGCCGGGTGA
- a CDS encoding fic family toxin-antitoxin system, toxin component has translation MNLEVDLSWLLMTAEQYTPGDPQVTDYGSLLAAVSRHQAEIFDIAVYPEPQDRAAALMHQLIRVPALEKTNELFATAVAYAYLVASGCTVATTAREVRSLARAIREGRLSVSGVADRLAAWVVDEAEEEGVSGEEDEDSD, from the coding sequence TTGAACCTGGAGGTCGACCTCTCGTGGCTGCTCATGACCGCCGAGCAGTACACGCCCGGTGACCCGCAGGTCACCGACTACGGGTCGCTGCTCGCGGCGGTCTCCCGGCACCAGGCCGAGATCTTCGACATCGCCGTCTACCCGGAACCGCAGGACCGGGCCGCGGCGCTGATGCACCAGCTGATCCGGGTGCCGGCCCTGGAGAAGACCAACGAACTGTTCGCCACCGCCGTCGCCTACGCCTACCTGGTGGCCAGCGGCTGCACGGTCGCGACCACCGCCCGCGAGGTGCGCAGCCTCGCCCGGGCCATCCGAGAGGGGCGGCTGAGCGTCTCCGGGGTGGCGGACCGGCTGGCCGCGTGGGTGGTGGACGAGGCCGAGGAGGAGGGCGTCAGCGGTGAGGAGGACGAGGACTCGGACTGA
- a CDS encoding toxin-antitoxin system HicB family antitoxin codes for MGKKQLNVRVDAITAEMARERAEQQGISMNQYIERLVQQDMGEAGRAFVDAAAQFMKEYETAFLAEFGEQRGGADLQDVRR; via the coding sequence ATGGGTAAGAAACAGCTGAACGTCCGGGTGGACGCGATCACCGCCGAAATGGCCCGGGAACGGGCGGAGCAGCAGGGGATCAGCATGAACCAGTACATCGAGCGCCTGGTCCAGCAGGACATGGGCGAGGCCGGGCGCGCGTTCGTCGACGCGGCCGCGCAGTTCATGAAGGAGTACGAGACGGCCTTCCTCGCCGAGTTCGGCGAGCAGCGCGGCGGAGCCGACCTCCAGGACGTGCGCCGTTGA
- a CDS encoding class I SAM-dependent RNA methyltransferase, translating into MVGERYEVEVGPVAHGGGHCVARHEGRVLFVRHTLPGEKVIVQVTDGTTKSRFLRADAVEVLEPAKERIAPPCPFSGPGKCGGCDWQHVSPGGQRKLKVQVLTEQLAKLAGLTPAEAGWDGSVEPVGGKLPPGEVPAWRTRVQYAVDPDTGKVGLRKHRSHDIQPVDRCLIAAPGVTELGIEARDWPGIVSVEAIAASGSSDRQVVLTPAPGAQLPLVELDQPVSITRIDEQGDPHRVHGRNFVRERAAGRTWRVSDGGFWQIHPEAPETLVDAVLDGLDPQWGENALDLYCGVGLFAGALADRVGEEGAVLGIESSKQAVADAKHNLAALENVRIECDRVEKLLPRTGITATDLIVLDPPRAGAGRETVAHLAGLGARRIAYVACDPAALARDLAFFREGGYRPVSLRAFDLFPMTHHFECVAILEPAGGE; encoded by the coding sequence CTGGTCGGCGAGCGCTACGAGGTCGAGGTCGGCCCGGTGGCGCACGGCGGCGGGCACTGCGTGGCCCGGCACGAGGGCCGGGTGCTGTTCGTCCGGCACACGCTGCCGGGCGAGAAGGTGATCGTCCAGGTCACCGACGGGACCACCAAGTCCCGGTTCCTGCGTGCCGACGCGGTGGAGGTGCTGGAGCCCGCCAAGGAGCGGATCGCCCCGCCGTGCCCGTTCTCCGGCCCCGGCAAGTGCGGTGGCTGCGACTGGCAGCACGTGTCTCCCGGCGGGCAGCGCAAGCTCAAGGTGCAGGTGCTCACCGAGCAGCTGGCCAAGCTCGCGGGCCTGACCCCGGCCGAGGCCGGCTGGGACGGCAGCGTCGAACCGGTCGGCGGGAAGCTGCCGCCCGGTGAGGTCCCCGCCTGGCGGACCCGGGTGCAGTACGCCGTCGACCCGGACACCGGCAAGGTGGGGCTGCGCAAGCACCGCTCCCACGACATCCAGCCGGTCGACCGCTGCCTGATCGCCGCCCCTGGCGTCACCGAGCTGGGCATCGAGGCCCGGGACTGGCCGGGCATCGTCTCGGTCGAGGCGATCGCCGCGTCCGGTTCCTCCGACCGCCAGGTGGTGCTCACCCCGGCGCCGGGCGCTCAGCTGCCGCTGGTCGAGCTCGACCAGCCGGTCTCGATCACCCGGATCGACGAGCAGGGCGACCCGCACCGGGTGCACGGCCGCAACTTCGTCCGCGAGCGCGCGGCCGGGCGGACCTGGCGGGTCAGCGACGGCGGCTTCTGGCAGATCCACCCGGAGGCCCCGGAGACCCTGGTCGACGCGGTGCTGGACGGCCTGGACCCGCAGTGGGGCGAGAACGCGCTCGACCTGTACTGCGGCGTGGGCCTGTTCGCGGGCGCGCTGGCCGACCGGGTCGGCGAGGAGGGTGCGGTGCTCGGCATCGAGTCCTCCAAGCAGGCGGTGGCCGACGCCAAGCACAACCTGGCGGCGCTGGAGAACGTCCGGATCGAGTGCGACCGGGTGGAGAAGCTGCTGCCGCGCACCGGTATCACCGCCACCGACCTGATCGTCCTCGACCCGCCGCGCGCGGGCGCCGGGCGGGAGACCGTTGCGCACCTGGCCGGGCTCGGTGCCCGCCGGATCGCGTACGTGGCCTGCGACCCGGCGGCGCTCGCCCGGGACCTGGCGTTCTTCCGCGAGGGCGGCTACCGGCCGGTCTCGCTGCGGGCCTTCGACCTGTTCCCGATGACGCACCACTTCGAGTGCGTGGCGATCCTGGAGCCGGCCGGGGGCGAGTAG
- a CDS encoding APC family permease yields MPTDLPKRILIGRALRSDKLGETLLPKRIALPVFASDALSSVAYAPEEILLTLSLAGASAIHFSWQIGVVVAIVMLAVVASYRQNVHAYPSGGGDYEVATVNHGPNSGLVVASALMVDYILTVAVSTTSGVANVVSAVPALRGHELTLSVVVVIVLMGMNLRGVRESGSAFAVPTYAFMVGVLGMVVYGVVRHFGLGQDMPAESAGFHLQPTAGNESLAGFAMVFLLLKAFSSGCAALTGVEAISNGVPAFRKPKSKNAATTLLMMASIAVVMFMGIIWLARLTGVQMAEEPEQQLGGAPGDYHQKTALAQISEAVFSNFTPGFYFVAAVTGLILVLAANTAFNGFPVLGSILAQDRYLPRQLHTRGDRLAFSNGIILLALAAILFIIAFDADPTRLIQLYIVGVFVSFNMSQSGMIRHWTRLLRTETDQAKRRHMQRSRAINTFGLVMTMAVLIVVLATKISHAWIAIAAMVVLFVMMKAIRRHYDRVSAELVAAEEPDDVVLPTRVHAIVLVSKLHKPALRALAYARLARAHTLEAVTVNVDPADTAALREEWDERGIEVPLKVLDSPFREITGPVLDYVKNLRRSSPRDVVSVYIPEYVVGHWYEHLLHNQSALRLKGRLLFKPGVMVTSVPWQLESSERRKPQKAWSAPGAVRRGEPRAPKAVKSEVSAKPDGTTAASADSSKDSSQ; encoded by the coding sequence ATGCCGACTGACCTACCGAAACGCATCCTGATCGGGCGTGCGTTGCGCAGCGACAAGCTCGGGGAGACGCTGCTCCCCAAGCGCATCGCGCTGCCCGTCTTCGCCTCGGACGCGCTCTCCTCGGTCGCGTACGCGCCCGAGGAGATCCTGCTGACCCTCTCCCTGGCGGGTGCCTCGGCCATCCACTTCTCGTGGCAGATCGGCGTCGTCGTCGCCATCGTGATGCTCGCGGTGGTGGCCTCGTACCGGCAGAACGTGCACGCGTACCCGAGCGGCGGCGGCGACTACGAGGTCGCCACCGTGAACCACGGCCCCAACTCGGGCCTGGTGGTCGCCAGCGCGCTGATGGTCGACTACATCCTGACCGTGGCGGTGTCCACCACCTCCGGCGTGGCCAACGTGGTCTCGGCGGTGCCCGCGCTGCGCGGCCACGAGCTGACCCTGTCCGTCGTCGTGGTGATCGTGCTGATGGGCATGAACCTGCGCGGCGTCCGGGAGTCCGGCTCGGCCTTCGCCGTCCCGACGTACGCCTTCATGGTGGGCGTGCTCGGCATGGTGGTGTACGGCGTGGTCCGGCACTTCGGCCTGGGGCAGGACATGCCCGCCGAGAGTGCGGGCTTCCACCTGCAGCCGACCGCCGGGAACGAGTCGCTGGCCGGGTTCGCGATGGTGTTCCTGCTGCTGAAGGCGTTCTCGTCGGGCTGTGCCGCGCTCACCGGCGTGGAGGCGATCTCCAACGGCGTGCCGGCGTTCCGCAAGCCGAAGAGCAAGAACGCGGCGACCACCCTGCTGATGATGGCGAGCATCGCCGTCGTGATGTTCATGGGCATCATCTGGCTGGCCCGGCTCACCGGGGTCCAGATGGCCGAGGAGCCCGAGCAGCAGCTGGGCGGCGCCCCCGGCGACTACCACCAGAAGACCGCGCTGGCGCAGATCAGCGAGGCGGTCTTCTCGAACTTCACGCCCGGCTTCTACTTCGTCGCCGCCGTCACCGGGCTGATCCTGGTGCTGGCCGCCAACACCGCGTTCAACGGCTTCCCGGTGCTCGGCTCGATCCTCGCCCAGGACCGCTACCTGCCGCGCCAGCTGCACACCCGCGGGGACCGGCTGGCCTTCTCCAACGGCATCATCCTGCTGGCGCTGGCCGCGATCCTGTTCATCATCGCCTTCGACGCGGACCCGACCCGGCTGATCCAGCTGTACATCGTGGGCGTCTTCGTGTCCTTCAACATGAGCCAGTCCGGCATGATCCGGCACTGGACCAGGCTGCTGCGCACGGAGACCGACCAGGCCAAGCGCCGGCACATGCAGCGCAGCCGGGCGATCAACACCTTCGGCCTGGTGATGACCATGGCCGTGCTCATCGTGGTGCTCGCCACCAAGATCAGCCACGCCTGGATCGCGATCGCCGCGATGGTCGTGCTGTTCGTGATGATGAAGGCGATCCGCCGGCACTACGACCGGGTGTCCGCGGAGCTGGTCGCCGCCGAGGAGCCGGACGACGTGGTGCTGCCCACCCGGGTGCACGCCATCGTGCTGGTCTCCAAGCTGCACAAGCCGGCGCTGCGGGCCCTCGCCTACGCGCGGCTGGCCCGGGCGCACACGCTGGAGGCGGTGACCGTCAACGTCGACCCGGCGGACACCGCGGCGCTCCGCGAGGAGTGGGACGAGCGGGGCATCGAGGTGCCGCTCAAGGTGCTGGACTCGCCGTTCCGCGAGATCACCGGCCCGGTGCTGGACTACGTGAAGAACCTGCGCCGCAGCAGCCCGCGCGACGTGGTGTCGGTCTACATCCCGGAGTACGTGGTCGGTCACTGGTACGAGCACCTGCTGCACAACCAGAGCGCGCTGCGGCTCAAGGGCCGGCTGCTGTTCAAGCCCGGGGTGATGGTGACCTCGGTGCCGTGGCAGCTGGAGTCGTCCGAACGGCGTAAGCCGCAGAAGGCCTGGTCGGCGCCGGGTGCCGTCCGTCGAGGTGAGCCGCGGGCGCCGAAGGCCGTAAAGTCGGAGGTCTCCGCAAAGCCCGACGGCACGACCGCCGCCTCCGCTGACAGCAGCAAGGACTCCTCCCAGTGA
- a CDS encoding potassium channel family protein: MHIVIMGCGRVGSALARALEKQGHSVAVVDQDPTAFRRLGAGFNGRRVTGVGFDQDTLREAGIEEAGAFAAVSSGDNSNIIAARVARENFGVENVAARIYDPRRAEVYQRLGIPTVATVRWTADQMLRRLLPSGSEPLWQDPSGAVQLAEVAYNPEWVGHRLSALEEASGSRVSFVTRLGEGVLPTSQMVVQEGDLVHVMLRRADLTAVEAAFAQGPEKEGH, translated from the coding sequence GTGCACATCGTCATCATGGGCTGCGGCCGGGTGGGCTCCGCCCTCGCCCGAGCGCTGGAGAAACAGGGCCACTCGGTGGCCGTGGTGGACCAGGACCCGACGGCCTTCCGCCGACTGGGCGCCGGGTTCAACGGCCGCCGGGTGACCGGCGTCGGCTTCGACCAGGACACCCTGCGGGAGGCCGGCATCGAGGAGGCGGGAGCCTTCGCCGCCGTCTCCAGCGGTGACAACTCCAACATCATCGCCGCCCGGGTCGCCCGGGAGAACTTCGGCGTGGAGAACGTCGCGGCCCGGATCTACGACCCCCGGCGCGCCGAGGTCTACCAGCGCCTCGGCATCCCCACCGTCGCCACCGTCCGCTGGACGGCCGACCAGATGCTGCGCCGACTGCTGCCGAGCGGCTCCGAGCCGCTCTGGCAGGACCCGAGCGGCGCCGTCCAGCTCGCCGAGGTCGCCTACAACCCGGAGTGGGTCGGCCACCGGCTGAGCGCGCTGGAGGAGGCCTCCGGCTCCCGGGTGTCGTTCGTCACCCGGCTCGGCGAGGGCGTCCTGCCGACGTCCCAGATGGTGGTGCAGGAGGGCGACCTGGTGCACGTGATGCTGCGCCGGGCCGACCTGACGGCCGTCGAGGCCGCGTTCGCGCAGGGCCCGGAGAAGGAGGGCCACTGA
- a CDS encoding potassium channel family protein, which produces MRVAIAGAGAVGRSIAGELLENGHEVLLIDKNPNSISVERVPMAEWLLADACEITSLDEAALQRCHVVIAATGDDKVNLVVSLLAKTEYGVPRVVARVNNPKNEWLFNESWGVDVAVSTPRLMSALVEEAVSVGDLVRLMRFSQGNANLVELTLAADTELVGTRVGDVPWPPDTALVTIIREGRVLVPRKDDTLEGGDELLFVAAQEREEELENLLSATSGAQ; this is translated from the coding sequence ATGCGAGTCGCCATTGCCGGAGCCGGCGCCGTCGGCCGCTCGATCGCGGGCGAGCTGCTGGAGAACGGCCACGAGGTCCTGCTGATCGACAAGAACCCGAACTCCATCTCGGTGGAGCGGGTGCCCATGGCGGAGTGGCTGCTGGCCGACGCCTGCGAGATCACCTCCCTGGACGAGGCCGCCCTGCAGCGCTGCCACGTGGTGATCGCCGCGACCGGTGACGACAAGGTCAACCTGGTCGTGTCGCTCCTCGCGAAGACCGAGTACGGCGTGCCGCGGGTGGTCGCCCGGGTGAACAACCCCAAGAACGAGTGGCTCTTCAACGAGTCCTGGGGCGTGGACGTCGCCGTCTCCACCCCGCGCCTGATGTCCGCCCTGGTCGAGGAGGCGGTGAGCGTCGGCGACCTGGTCCGGCTGATGCGCTTCAGCCAGGGCAACGCCAACCTGGTCGAGCTGACCCTCGCCGCCGACACCGAACTGGTCGGCACCCGGGTCGGCGACGTGCCGTGGCCGCCGGACACCGCGCTGGTGACGATCATCCGCGAGGGCCGGGTCCTGGTGCCGCGCAAGGACGACACCCTGGAGGGCGGCGACGAGCTGCTCTTCGTCGCGGCCCAGGAGCGCGAGGAGGAGCTGGAGAACCTGCTCTCCGCCACCTCCGGCGCCCAGTAG
- a CDS encoding DUF3159 domain-containing protein codes for MSNQPGGDPAAQPGLVKTAPGGDDEAARQAAASREAADTVMKAFGGIRGMVDMTLPGLVFIVTYNITHKVPAAAWAALALSALFVVARLAKRETVQHAFSGVFGVAIGAWISMKTGKAENFYLPGLLWNVGYCVGLAVSALVRWPLIGLMLGPVTGEMFTWRKENPGRLAAYTKATWAWVAIMGIKPVILFPLYFTHNVNLLGWLKVALGIPPLLLAMYVTWQILLKAPPPIKAQLDDEEPAAPAARVGQEPGVYEAQSHVQPHVQPHVQPHVQPHARPHEPSSPGQ; via the coding sequence GTGAGCAACCAGCCCGGCGGCGACCCCGCCGCCCAGCCCGGCCTGGTCAAGACGGCCCCGGGCGGCGACGACGAGGCGGCCCGCCAGGCGGCGGCCTCGCGGGAGGCCGCCGACACGGTGATGAAGGCCTTCGGCGGGATCCGGGGCATGGTCGACATGACCCTGCCCGGCCTGGTCTTCATCGTCACCTACAACATCACCCACAAGGTGCCGGCCGCCGCCTGGGCCGCGCTGGCGCTGAGCGCGCTGTTCGTGGTGGCCCGGCTGGCCAAGCGGGAGACCGTCCAGCACGCCTTCAGCGGGGTGTTCGGGGTCGCCATCGGCGCCTGGATCTCGATGAAGACCGGCAAGGCGGAGAACTTCTACCTGCCCGGCCTGCTGTGGAACGTCGGCTACTGCGTGGGGCTGGCGGTCTCGGCGCTGGTCCGCTGGCCGCTGATCGGCCTGATGCTGGGCCCGGTCACCGGCGAGATGTTCACCTGGCGCAAGGAGAACCCGGGCCGACTGGCCGCCTACACCAAGGCGACCTGGGCCTGGGTGGCGATCATGGGCATCAAGCCGGTGATCCTCTTCCCGCTGTACTTCACCCACAACGTCAACCTGCTGGGCTGGCTCAAGGTCGCCCTGGGCATCCCGCCACTGCTGCTGGCGATGTACGTGACCTGGCAGATCCTGTTGAAGGCGCCGCCGCCGATCAAGGCCCAGCTGGACGACGAGGAGCCGGCCGCTCCGGCGGCGCGGGTCGGCCAGGAGCCCGGGGTGTACGAGGCCCAGTCGCACGTCCAGCCGCACGTCCAGCCGCACGTCCAGCCGCACGTCCAGCCACACGCCAGGCCGCACGAGCCGTCGTCGCCGGGGCAGTAG
- a CDS encoding OB-fold nucleic acid binding domain-containing protein has protein sequence MSGDNSSGQQQGRFRRMLSRLTSSAEELQAEELRQESAAETGCTPIASCGDRQLVTVAGTLRTVTLRPRAGVPALEAELFDGTEALDVVWLGRRSITGIEPGRRLVASGRISHARGRRVLFNPRYELRPVGHGSE, from the coding sequence ATGAGTGGTGACAACAGCAGCGGCCAGCAGCAGGGGCGCTTCCGCCGCATGCTCAGCCGGCTGACCTCCTCCGCGGAGGAGCTGCAGGCCGAGGAGCTGCGCCAGGAGAGTGCCGCGGAGACGGGCTGCACTCCGATCGCCAGCTGCGGGGACCGCCAACTGGTCACCGTGGCCGGCACGCTGCGTACCGTGACGCTCCGACCGCGGGCCGGCGTGCCCGCCCTGGAGGCGGAGCTCTTCGACGGCACCGAGGCGCTGGACGTGGTCTGGCTCGGGCGCCGCTCCATCACGGGTATCGAACCCGGTCGCAGGCTCGTCGCCAGCGGCCGGATCAGTCACGCGCGCGGGCGCCGGGTGCTCTTCAACCCCCGCTACGAGCTGCGTCCGGTCGGACACGGGAGCGAATGA